The genomic segment TGGTTCGGGTGTGCGTATCATCAGGGACCGTAATGAGTTCCGGAAATACGTTGAGACGGTGTTCTCGGAGGATGGCATCAGGAGAAAATGGGGTCCGAATTTGAGAAGGGGAGACTTCTGGAAGAGGCTGGTTTCGAGGATAAAGAATCCCGTGAGGTTCTACCGGTACTTCCGCAGTAAGTACGAAGCCGTGGCAATGAGTCCACAGCGGGGCTTTGTCATTCTTCAGGAATACGTCCAATGTGATTCCGAGTGGCGGTGCGTACGCATCGGTGATTCTTATTTTGCCCATAAGAAACTAAGGGGGCGCGGGGAAATGTTCAGTGGTACGTCTATGGTCGGTTGGGAGAGACCGCCTGAAGGATTGTTGAACTTCACTAAGGAAGTGTGCGATGCCGGTGATTTCTTGAGCCAGGCAGTGGATATTTTTGAGCAGAAAGATGGAAAATATATGGTCAACGAGCTTCAGTGTTTTTTTGGTTCAAAGAACCCGCACCAGATGATCGTCGATGGAAAACCTGGCAGATACGTTCAGGTGAGCGGGCGATGGGTCTTCGAAGGAGGTAGTTTCAATGGTAATAACTCCTTTGATCTCAGATTGACACACGTCATTGAACTACTAAACCGGGGATTACTGTGAAGCAGAAGTGGAGCACGCTCTCGGTCTTCTACGGGAGACTGCGCGACCGCAGTCCGAAAAATGTCAAATGCCTGCTGTCGAGAGCTGTCTTTTCCCTGACCGACAAGCCATCGGTGACGTCGCCGGATGGTCCGGCCGAATCGCTTTTTGCCGATGGTTTCAAAGGAGGACTTGTTATTTCAGCTGATTTTGAATTGGCCTGGGGATGGCGCTATGCGAAGACCCGGCAAGATCCCCTAAAGATGGCACTGCAGGCCAGGGGAAACATGCCCAGACTCATGGAAATCTTCGAGGAGTATCGCATCCCCGTAACCTGGGCGACGGTAGGTCATTTGATGTTGAGTTCCTGTAACCGCCGTACCCATTCGTGGATGAGGAGAATACCTTATTTCGAAAACAAGAGATGGCTGTACGATCGGGGGGATTGGTTTGAGCATGATCCATGTACTATCTGGGAAAGGGCCCGGGCCTGGTACGCGCCGGATATTATCGAATCAATACTCCGTTCTCGAGCGGGGCATGAAATAGGATGCCACACATTCTCGCACATAGACATGAGCAATGAGAACTGTCCCCAGGAGGTCGCCGAAGATGAGATCCTGGCTTGCGTGAATGCCGCGAAAGAATGGGGCTTTGCACTGAAGTCATTCGTGTTCGCAGGGGGAACCTACGGGAACTACGAAGTACTCAAGAAATACGGGTTCACGAATTATCGCCGGAAGTTGACACATGACCTGTCGTATCCACGCCTGGATGAACAAGGGCTGGTGATACTACCAAGCAGTGTGGAATTGAATGATGATGGCTGCAGTTGGTCGCGCGAGTATTACATACGGCGCCTGATCAAGTATCTCGATAGAGCCGCCAGCACACGAACGATATGCCATTTTTGGTTCCATCCTTCGATGGTCCCGTGGTTCGTGTATGATGTGCTGCCTCCTGTCATGCATCACGCGGCTGGCTTGCGTGATAAGGGTTTGCTGTGGACCCGAACGATGGGTGCAGCTGCGGAAATGGTGGTCAAACGGTGCGGAAAGGTTGATTGATGTCAGGTATTGTTGGAGTAATAAGCATGCGCAGTGCAAGGGCGCGCATTATTGAAAGTGATTTCATGCTCATGCTCCATTCCCTGACTGGCGGCCGTGTCACTACTATGAAGGATGAAAAGCATCTGCTCGGTGTAGCTGGCAGCGACAATATGCGAGGTGCTGCGCAATATTGCACTAATCAGGATAGCACTATTCATTGTATGATTGATGGAGATGTTTTCATCGACAAAGATGACCAGCAGGCAATAGCCAGGCACTATGGCATGCGCGGAGTTACCCAGCCGTATTTCCTTGTGCCGTTTCTTTATGAGAAGTCAGGAGTCGATT from the candidate division WOR-3 bacterium genome contains:
- a CDS encoding polysaccharide deacetylase family protein, with amino-acid sequence MKQKWSTLSVFYGRLRDRSPKNVKCLLSRAVFSLTDKPSVTSPDGPAESLFADGFKGGLVISADFELAWGWRYAKTRQDPLKMALQARGNMPRLMEIFEEYRIPVTWATVGHLMLSSCNRRTHSWMRRIPYFENKRWLYDRGDWFEHDPCTIWERARAWYAPDIIESILRSRAGHEIGCHTFSHIDMSNENCPQEVAEDEILACVNAAKEWGFALKSFVFAGGTYGNYEVLKKYGFTNYRRKLTHDLSYPRLDEQGLVILPSSVELNDDGCSWSREYYIRRLIKYLDRAASTRTICHFWFHPSMVPWFVYDVLPPVMHHAAGLRDKGLLWTRTMGAAAEMVVKRCGKVD